One Leopardus geoffroyi isolate Oge1 chromosome B1, O.geoffroyi_Oge1_pat1.0, whole genome shotgun sequence DNA window includes the following coding sequences:
- the HS3ST1 gene encoding heparan sulfate glucosamine 3-O-sulfotransferase 1, whose translation MVSSTAALLLGAVLLVAQLQPVPSRPAAAAAAAAAPGAQPGQPELSRRAATVQGDGRDGAPPNGSAQQLPQTIIIGVRKGGTRALLEMLSLHPDVAAAENEVHFFDWEEHYSQGLGWYRGQMPFSSPQQLTVEKTPAYFTSPKVPERVHSMNPGIRLLLILRDPSERVLSDYTQVFYNHVQKRKPYPSIEEFLVRDGRLNVGYKALNRSLYHLHLHNWLRFFPLRRIHIVDGDRLIRDPFPEIQKVERFLKLSPQINASNFYFNKTKGFYCLRDSGRDRCLHESKGRAHPRVDPRLLSKLHEYFHEPNKKFFELVGRTFDWH comes from the coding sequence ATGGTGTCCAGCACAGCGGCGCTGCTCCTGGGCGCCGTGCTCCTGGTGGCCCAGCTGCAGCCCGTGCCttcccgccccgccgccgccgccgccgccgccgccgcgcccgggGCCCAGCCGGGCCAGCCGGAGCTGTCGCGCAGAGCGGCCACCGTCCAGGGCGACGGCCGGGATGGCGCGCCCCCCAACGGCTCGGCGCAGCAGCTGCCGCAGACCATCATCATCGGCGTGCGCAAGGGCGGCACTCGCGCGCTGCTGGAGATGCTCAGCCTGCACCCCGACGTGGCGGCCGCCGAGAACGAGGTCCACTTCTTCGACTGGGAGGAGCACTACAGCCAAGGCCTGGGCTGGTACCGGGGCCAGATGCCCTTCTCGTCCCCGCAGCAGCTCACGGTGGAGAAGACCCCCGCGTACTTCACGTCGCCCAAAGTGCCTGAGCGCGTCCACAGCATGAACCCGGGCATCCGGCTGCTGCTCATCCTGCGCGACCCGTCCGAGCGCGTGCTGTCCGACTACACCCAAGTGTTCTACAACCACGTGCAGAAGCGCAAGCCCTACCCGTCCATCGAGGAGTTCCTGGTGCGCGACGGCCGGCTCAACGTGGGCTACAAGGCGCTCAACCGCAGCCTCTACCACTTGCACCTGCACAACTGGCTGCGCTTCTTCCCGCTGCGCCGCATCCACATCGTCGACGGCGACCGCCTCATCAGGGACCCCTTCCCCGAGATCCAGAAGGTCGAGCGGTTCCTGAAGCTGTCGCCGCAGATCAACGCCTCGAACTTCTACTTTAACAAAACCAAGGGCTTTTACTGCCTGCGGGACAGCGGCCGGGACCGCTGCTTGCACGAGTCCAAAGGCCGGGCGCACCCCCGAGTGGACCCCAGACTCCTCAGTAAACTGCACGAATACTTTCACGAGCCAAATAAGAAATTCTTCGAGCTTGTCGGCCGGACATTTGACTGGCACTGA